AGATGAGAACCCAGATGCTAAATCCTTCTGCAGTTTGATAGGATGGTGACAGTGTGCTTGGAGTTTCACTGATGTTTTTGCACAGAGGGAGGCACGATTGAGTTCCAGATGGTAAAATAGCCCACAGTCTTAGGTGCCTCTAAATCCTGGCTGACAATTTTGAGACATGTTAAGGAAATATGAGTAAGTTGAATAAATCCATTGAAACTGTaagcttttttcttctcctttctacAGACTATGAAAAGCTACAAAATGGATGGGCCACACAGAGGATTTTGTCTCATTATTAATAATGTTAACTTCAATAGTTCTCAGAGGAAGGGTTCTTGCAAAGATGCTGGTAAGTTACTGAAGTGAGATTTTTGGAGGATCTCTGTTTCTCCAGGTGAGTTGATTGTGTAGTACTGCCCTATATTTTATTGTCTATGGTTAGTTAATATTCAAAAAGAGTAAAATGCTTGATATGTGTTAAATTATGTCATTTGTTTATCATGGGGGAGGAGAGGATAAAGGACAAGTAACCACAGGGTTTTTCTGTTGGATTATTCTTGAATAATTTTAAGAATCACTTTTTACTTATCCTTTATCTACAGCTATAGTAAAGAACTAAAACTAAACTAAATTAAACCATCATTCTATCTAATATAATGCAAAAATCTGTAATGAAGCAACTCTGTGCGTACTTCTTACTTGGTTCTGTTTCCTCTATTTATCTCTTATGAATAGTCAAAACTGCAACTGGAAAATAATGATGTGAGAAAGGTTTTGCAAGATCTTTTCTGAAACTGGGGAAGGGCAgattctttctgttttcaagtGTCATTTGCATGCTCACTTACAATGACAATGTATGCACTATTTTCTGAAGCTTGTCTAGAAAAATCCAGGAACTCTGTGTTTGAGCTGATGCCATCTTTTTTTAGTCCAGTTAACCTTTAGTTGGCACTAGTATGAGGAAGAATCTGCAGAAGTGTCAGGGTGTAAGGTCTTTCCCCCTCCCAGATTAGCTTGCATGGTGACTTcataaaatgtttttctcttgcctcaaattttccttttgtcttttatttatttacagagCAACTGGAGAGAGTATTCACATGGCTTGGTATGGATGTGAGGACTTACACAGATCTGACGTCTGGGGAGGTTATCAATCTCATGGAAACTTGGCAGCGTGTGCCAGATCACAAAGACAGGAACTGTTTTATATGTTGTATTCTATCTCATGGAAAGTCAGGAGCAATCTATGGGACAGATGAAAAACTTGTGTCAATCCGTGTGCTTACATCCCACTTCACTGCCAAACAATGTCCCCAGCTGGCTGCAAAACCCAAACTCTTCTTTATCCAAGCATGCCAGGGTGACAAGATACAGTGTCCTGTCTATGTTGTTACTGATGGACCAACTCCTGACGCGTCTTCTGTGCAAGAGAgagtttttctttctgaaagcaTTCCTGAAGAGGCTGATTTCCTCCTAGGCATGGCCACAGTTGATGGATATGTCTCTTTCCGCCACATGGAAGAGGGCAGTTGGTACATTCAGGCCCTCTGCAGCAAGCTGCAATTGTTGGTACCAAGGTAAATACTTGGCTTAGTGCTCTGattaaatttttcttcttcaaaggTAGTTTATCTAGGAACACCCACTCATGTTCTTATGTAGATGGAATTAGTTGAAGTGATGATTTCACACTGATTAATTTACATTAACTCTGCTAGTACCATATATGTACTGTAGAATGTGAAGTTTATTGTGCAAAAACACTCAAAACCTCACATCTAGAATCTTTAAGATAGCACAGTTTATTGACaggtgaaaatattttattccactatttttctttattgatTGAATTAAGCAAGACAGCAAGAAAAGGTATTTTGTTTTTAGTATGACTCAAATAAGGACAAAAGAGAAATTTGGAGAAAAgtatgtgttttcttttttgtgttttaaatgttCATACTCTATCTTCTGGCTGATCAGGGAGATGCTAAGTGGATTGACATCTGCTCACTAATaactaatttcttttttttttttttttgctctcctTCTGGCTGTAGGGGTGAAGATATTTTGTCAATTCTTACAGAAGTTAATGAAGATGTGGCCAGACGTGATAGCCCTTCAGGGACAAAGAAGCAAATGCCCCAACCAGCATATACCTTAAGAAGAAAATTTATATTCCCAATACCTATGGCCCCTCCTCCTTCAGAGCAATATCAGTGCTTTTAATAAACAAAATTTTATCATCTCATTTAAATGAAGTTCATCACACTACCTATTTTTAGATACTTGGCCAAAACTTGGAGAATCTGTTAGCTTCGATGCAAGGCCTTATAAATTTTTTGTCAAACAAACTGTCAAACTGGAGGAGACACAATTAAAACAATCAATGTGCCAGCTATTTACATCGTCTCTATATTCAGAGTTATCAGTGTTGGAAAAACCACTGAGTAACTCATGTTAAACATTTTTTTacctgcacaggctgcagatACAATAGGTTGTTCCTCACAGCATAGGGATGGCATGTAAGCTTTCATATTTAAACCAGGATTGTTAATGGTCTGGTTTAGATTCCTCAAGTTTTGTTTTGCAGGTTAACAATTTTAAATCCTGTTTCTAAATCCACTAGCTATgttcagagagaaaaaagtgGGAATGAAGAGACAAAACCTTAAGTAGTAAGTGGAAAAGGATTTCTTCAATCTCTAATGAAAATTACATTTAACTTAATAAAGAACCAGTTTCCAACTGAAATCAGCAATTTGTTCCACAGTGCCCTCAAATGTGTAGCATAAGCTTCAAGTACAATGAAGTTTTCCAAAACTGAGTAAAGCCAAAATGCTGCTTATTATTCCCTCTGTGAAACCTTGTGAAATGTTATTTCCCCATCACTTCTGAGAAAATTTATGGTAGAAGATTTGCATGCTCTGAAATACAGCAGTCAGATTAACTTTGTTAAGCATTGCAGTTTTAAATTATCATTTGTTGGTTTAGGATCTAAAATGCAACTGATTTGTGAAGGCTCCTATGGACTGAGCTGCTGACAGGATTTTGAGAGTTAACTGAAATAATGCCATGTCGTTTTGTTATGAACACTTACTATATATGCCTGTGTCTTTCCTGTTTGTTATTACATTAAATTCATACTTTTTAAGAGCTTGGTGAGATAAACATTTTGTATTGGGGTAAGGGTTTGTCCTTGTTTCTGACTGATTCCTGCTCTTTGTTGGGCTTCATGAATCAGTGAGGTTTTAACTGCTTTAGGGTTTAAGCTGAAGTGAAACTTCATCAAAATGCTCATTGTTATATACATATAACTCATTGTTATATAAGATTAGCAATACCTTAAGGTGAAGATAGGAAAGAGTACTGTCTAGTGCTATTGGGTGCAATTTATAGCTAGCACTATTTTTAGGAGGGGAATTTTGCATCATACAGAGCATATTGAAATGCAGCCAGTTTTCCAAAACATGATGGCCCCTTTATGATAATGAAGTGGTATTGCATTTTAATACCCTTTGCATTTTAAGTCTTCTGAGTTGGCATGACTGCCACACTTCAAGTCACATTTATGCCACAGATAAGAAAAATGTTTCATCCTTTAGTGGAATATATAACACTGGGATGGAATTGTGATGTTTCTGACTTGCAGTTACTGTTCAGAATTGATGCACTCATTTTGTATAtttaggaaacaaatttttatcAGTCTGGAGTAACCACTGACTTAGTTTTGTGGgatcttgttttcatttttagttTGGTAGACAGGGAATGCTATcatgctctttttctttttctgtagaGACTTCTGCCTCAGTAATCACTGGGTAATCTCCACTGGGTAATCTCCAGTGAAATCATAGATAGGTAAAGGCAGTCAGAAGAGTCTGAGCTTACTGAGCCTTGAGTTCCATGGGGGGAGGGATCCACCCTTGTGGAGTGTGAGACTGGTGAAGTCTCCCTTGCTCATAAGAAGTTTGTTTAAGCAGAGTTTACGCTATCCTGATGTGGACTATTCAGTGTATTTCACCTGTGTGTGCTGAGGGCTGTGTTCATGTGGCTGCACAGTGTAATACCTGGTGCATGCAGTGGTACTTGTCAGTACCAAAGGCATGCTGgaactggagctgcagctgccatctTTGGCATTTCTGTGTGATCTCCTGCAGGGTGTTGTGAGATGGAAGTTTGAAACTCTTGGGGAGAGTGGGTTGGTTTTGTACTACTCAGCTATTCATCAGTCCTTGCTGTACACACTGTACACCTTTCCTGTATCCAgtgacacagagctgtgccacAAAGATACTGGtcacaaacacaaacaaacaaagaaatgtGGTCGGTTGCTGTTGAGGCTTACTGGTAGCACCCATTCTCCACCTACAGAATTACGGAAGGGCTGTGTCTTGTGCAGCCCCTGCATAGACAGATTTAAGTGGAACTAGTGTAAAAAGTCTTCTGGGGAAGTTGCTGTCTTGGCAAGATCATGATCCTAAAGTGGGTCTCCTGTCCCTCGTGTCGTTTttgtgcaggagctgtgtgtcccgccctgtgccagggcaggtgaTAGTTGTTCCAGTtgctgagcaggcaggagctgcagcagtttTTCTTCCTCAAG
The nucleotide sequence above comes from Zonotrichia albicollis isolate bZonAlb1 chromosome 10, bZonAlb1.hap1, whole genome shotgun sequence. Encoded proteins:
- the LOC102073289 gene encoding caspase-10 isoform X2, which translates into the protein MENDISLKFRQQLFLISENLVTEDVAALKFLCTDLLHLSTLEGVKSAVDIFKLLMAQEYLNVEDTFIVAELLYRIKCHSLLEKLGYTKEKVQERLSEKGRISPYRQMLYELSENITSVTLKEITFLLRDHLPKQYMILSALDLLTLLEKQSLLTKDNVKILEEVFMTVSPDLLETIDLYKKGKDNKAANFTQGFPEVNLELRGEFSNVENESKTMKSYKMDGPHRGFCLIINNVNFNSSQRKGSCKDAEQLERVFTWLGMDVRTYTDLTSGEVINLMETWQRVPDHKDRNCFICCILSHGKSGAIYGTDEKLVSIRVLTSHFTAKQCPQLAAKPKLFFIQACQGDKIQCPVYVVTDGPTPDASSVQERVFLSESIPEEADFLLGMATVDGYVSFRHMEEGSWYIQALCSKLQLLVPRGEDILSILTEVNEDVARRDSPSGTKKQMPQPAYTLRRKFIFPIPMAPPPSEQYQCF